From Brachionichthys hirsutus isolate HB-005 chromosome 16, CSIRO-AGI_Bhir_v1, whole genome shotgun sequence, a single genomic window includes:
- the nfatc2ip gene encoding LOW QUALITY PROTEIN: NFATC2-interacting protein (The sequence of the model RefSeq protein was modified relative to this genomic sequence to represent the inferred CDS: deleted 2 bases in 1 codon): MAERVPDSEEPPIKAPPKRRRILDPSAVVPVPVYSNKVSSSLKLKPRAGAFGEVRRRCWAFVVAVFTGCGRRRRRRRGGGGRGRRSLSVSPAPQSPARKHSRKVKKTISEVNKKLRALGSLLSPERQHGTGPRPLLPCTDDDDAPPPRNQASPYGSPVRQIPLKIRCRTDIHRIPVLSSAPLRDVVSQLSVILAVPPPRLLLLRDDVELPTASTIGELGIGIADILDCVVMATEDKAGGGSISIRLQGKARDSSLEFSVLRDAPLGSVFAHYLSRMSAGTGEVARFYFEGSKLTPGQTPAQLDMEDGDIIEVWI; this comes from the exons ATGGCCGAGCGG GTGCCTGACAGTGAGGAACCGCCCATAAAGGCACCGCCCAAACGCCGACGCATCCTCGACCCCTCGGCCGTCGTCCCGGTGCCCGTCTACTCCAACAAG gtcagcagcagcctgaagcTGAAGCCCCGGGCGGGGGCGTTC GGGGAAGTACGCCGCAG GTGCTGGGCGTTTGTGGTGGCAGTTTTCACCGGCTGCGGCCGTCGTCGTCggagacggcgaggaggaggaggacgc GGACGTCGCTCGCTGTCCgtctcccccgccccccagagTCCGGCCAGGAAACACTCCAGGAAGGTGAAGAAGACCATCAG TGAGGTCAATAAAAAGCTCCGGGCGCTCGGCTCCCTTCTGTCGCCGGAACGCCAGCACGGGACCGGACCCCGCCCACTTCTGCCCTgtacagatgatgatgatgccccTCCCCCTCGCAATCAGGCCTCTCCATACGGCTCTCCGGTCCGACAGATCCCGCTGAAGATCCGCTGCCGGACGGATATCCACAGGATTCCGGTGCTGTCG TCGGCGCCTCTGCGGGACGTGGTGTCCCAGCTGTCGGTCATCCTCGCCGTTCCTCCTCCCCGCCTCCTGCTGTTGAGGGACGACGTCGAGCTTCCGACCGCCTCGACCATCGGCGAGCTCGGCATCGGCATCGCCGACATCCTGG ACTGTGTCGTCATGGCGACGGAGGATAAAGCCGGCGGCGGCAGCATCTCCATAAGGCTGCAGGGCAAAGCCCGAGACTCTTCCCTGGAGTTCTCTGTGCTCAGG GATGCGCCCCTGGGCTCCGTCTTCGCCCATTATCTGTCCCGCATGTCTGCCGGCACCGGAGAAGTGGCCCGCTTCTATTTCGAGGGATCCAAACTGACGCCCGGTCAGACGCCGGCTCAGCTGGACATGGAGGACGGAGACATCATCGAAGTCTGGATCTAA
- the spns1 gene encoding protein spinster homolog 1, which produces MFSGEPTSESAPFLSDESEAEEHAGVVANQQPEEEEPGSGVSRVRAAATVAILCYVNLLNYMDRFTVAGVLPRIQDYFGINDGKSGLLQTVFICSYMFLAPVFGYLGDRYNRKFIMSAGILFWAMVTLGSSFTPQGHFWLLLLTRGLVGVGEASYSTIAPTVIADLYVKEKRTNMLSIFYFAIPVGSGLGYIVGSQVETATGDWHWALRVTPGFGLLAVALLLLVVKEPKRGTVEARPGHHLRRTSWLTDLRALSQNHSFVLSTFGFTAVAFVTGSLALWAPTFLSRAAVFAGVKGPCDEGNTSEGNCAASESLVFGVITCITGVLGVASGVLISRKLRTRTPRADPLVCAAGLLLSAPFLYLAVVFAQTSTAATYVFIFLGETFLSMNWAIVADILLYVVVPTRRATAEALQIVISHLLGDAGSPYLIGVLSDSLRKRESFLWRFRSLQFSLLLCAFVSVVGGAFFLATSVYIERDRHRAENCVTADEPIVVPKSGRSTSVSVSSVLI; this is translated from the exons ATGTTCTCGGGCGAGCCCACATCCGAATCGGCGCCGTTCCTCTCCGATGAGAGCGAGGCGGAGGAGCACGCCGGCGTGGTGGCCAATCagcagccggaggaggaggagcctggcAGCGGCGTGTCCAGAGTGCGAGCAGCGGCGACCGTCGCCATCCTGTGTTACGTCAACCTGCTCAACTACATGGACAGGTTCACCGTGGCAG gtgTTCTCCCACGAATACAGGATTACTTTGGCATCAACGATGGGAAGTCCGGCTTACTGCAAACGG TGTTCATCTGCAGCTACATGTTCCTGGCGCCGGTCTTTGGTTACCTGGGCGACAGGTACAACAGGAAGTTCATCATGAGCGCTGGCATCTTGTTCTGGGCTATGGTCACTCTGGGCAGCTCCTTCACGCCGCAAGGA CAtttctggctgctgctgttgactCGAGGCCTGGTTGGCGTGGGAGAAGCGAGTTACTCCACCATCGCTCCCACCGTCATCGCCGATCTCTACGTCAAGGAAAAGAGGACCAACATGCTCTCCATCTTTTATTTCGCTATTCCTGTGGGCAG TGGTCTCGGCTACATCGTGGGCTCCCAGGTGGAGACGGCGACCGGGGACTGGCACTGGGCTCTGCGG GTGACTCCGGGGTTCGGACTCCTCGCTGTGGCGCTGCTGCTCTTGGTGGTCAAGGAGCCGAAAAGAGGCACCGTTGAGGCCCGCCCAGGACACCACCTGCGCCGGACCAGCTGGCTGACGGACCTGCGGGCTCTGAGCCAGAA CCACAGCTTCGTGCTGTCGACCTTCGGCTTCACGGCGGTGGCGTTCGTCACCGGCTCTCTGGCTCTCTGGGCGCCAACGTTCCTCTCCAGGGCGGCGGTCTTCGCCGGCGTGAAGGGCCCCTGCGACGAGGGGAACACGTCCGAGGGGAACTGCGCCGCCTCGGAGAG CCTGGTGTTCGGGGTCATCACCTGCATCACAGGTGTGTTGGGCGTGGCCAGTGGCGTGCTGATCAGTCGGAAGCTGAGGACGAGGACGCCCAGGGCCGACCCGCTGGTCTGCGCCGCCGGGCTGCTGCTCTCGGCGCCGTTCCTCTACCTGGCCGTGGTGTTCGCTCAGACCAGCACGGCCGCCACATAC GTCTTCATCTTCCTCGGGGAGACGTTCCTGTCCATGAACTGGGCCATCGTGGCGGACATTCTGCTG TACGTGGTCGTTCCCACCCGCCGCGCCACCGCCGAGGCGCTGCAGATCGTCATCTCGCATCTCCTGGGAGACGCAGGAAGTCCGTACCTGATCGGAGTG ctctcCGACTCCCTGAGGAAGAGGGAGTCCTTCCTCTGGCGGTTCCGCTCCCTCCAgttctccctgctgctctgtgccTTTGTGTCCGTGGTGGGCGGAGCCTTCTTTCTCGCCACCTCCGTTTACATCGAGAGAGACCGCCACCGGGCGGAGAACTGCGTCACGGCAG ACGAGCCGATCGTTGTGCCAAAAAGTGGGCGGTCCACTAGTGTCTCGGTGTCCAGCGTCCTGATCTGA
- the sgf29 gene encoding SAGA-associated factor 29, which produces MSADTKIAELLTELHQLIKQTQEERSRSEHNLLNIQKTHERMQTENKTSPYYRNKLRGLYTTAKADAEAECSILRHALDKIAEIKSLLEERRIAAKMAGVYSDSDPPRKTMRRGVLMTLLQQSAMTLPLWIGKPGESPPPLCGATPASSDYVAKQGDKVAARVKAVDGDEQWILAEVVSYNHATNKYEVDDIDEEGKERHTLSRRRIIPLPQWKANPETDPEALFSKDQLVLALYPQTTCFYRALIHTPPHRPQDDYSVLFEDTSYADGYSPPLNVAQRYVVACKENKKK; this is translated from the exons ATGTCGGCTGATACTAAGATCGCAGAGCtgctcacagagcttcaccagCTCATCAAGCAAACGCAG GAGGAGCGGTCCCGCAGCGAACACAATCTCCTCAACATCCAGAAAACACACGAGCGGATGCAGACGGAGAACAAAA CGTCTCCGTACTACCGCAACAAGCTGAGGGGGCTGTACACCACCGCCAAGGCAGACGCCGAGGCCGAGTGCAG CATTCTGCGTCACGCTCTGGATAAAATAGCTGAGATCAAGTCTTtgttggaggagaggaggatag CTGCTAAGATGGCGGGCGTTTACAGTGACAGCGACCCGCCCAGGAAGACGATGAGGCGAGGCGTCCTGATGACGCTCCTCCAGCAGTCGGCCATGACGCTCCCTCTGTGGATCGGCAAACCCGGAGAGAG cccccctcctctctgcggGGCGACCCCAGCCAGCAGCGACTACGTGGCCAAGCAGGGCGACAAGGTGGCGGCGAGGGTGAAGGCCGTGGACGGAGACGAGCAGTGGATCCTGGCGGAGGTGGTCAGCTACAACCACGCCACCAACAA GTACGAAGTGGACGACATCGACGAAGAAGGCAAAGA GCGACACACCCTGAGCCGGCGGCGGATCATCCCCCTGCCTCAGTGGAAGGCCAACCCGGAGACCGACCCAGAGGCCCTGTTCAGCAAGGACCAGCTGGTGCTGGCCCTCTACCCCCAGACCACCTGCTTCTACCGGGCCCTCatccacacccccccacacagg CCTCAGGACGACTACTCGGTCCTGTTCGAGGACACGTCGTACGCCGACGGCTACTCGCCGCCGCTCAACGTGGCTCAGAGATACGTGGTCGCCTGCAAAGAGAACAAGAAGAAGTGA
- the syngr1a gene encoding synaptogyrin-1a codes for MDGFQAYGAGKAGGVFDPQTFFRQPQTIVRVLCWLFSIVILGCVANEGYTNRPEDFQEFCIFNRNQNACSYAISMGTLCFLCSTAFLALDVYFPQISGVKDRKKAVMADIGVSALWSLVWFVGFCFLANQWQVSQIEDIPLNEGAAAARASIIFSFFSVFTWAVQCLLAVYTFKLGADSVTFSGEYIDPNQQEALEEAPPTEA; via the exons ATGGATGGATTCCAGGCGTACGGGGCAGGAAAGGCAGGAGGAGTCTTTGACCCCCAGACCTTCTTCAGACAGCCTCAGACCATCGTGAGGGTCCTCTGCTGG CTCTTCTCCATCGTGATCCTCGGCTGCGTCGCCAACGAGGGTTATACTAACCGCCCGGAAGACTTCCAGGAGTTCTGCATCTTCAACCGCAACCAGAACGCCTGTAGCTACGCCATCTCCATGGGAACGCTTTGTTTCCTGTGCAGCACCGCCTTCCTGGCGCTGGACGTTTACTTTCCCCAGATCAGCGGTGTGAAGGACAGAAAGAAGGCCGTCATGGCTGACATCGGGGTCTCAG ctctctggtctctggtctggTTTGTGGGCTTCTGTTTTCTGGCCAATCAGTGGCAGGTCTCTCAAATAGAAGACATCCCCCTGAATGaaggagccgccgccgccagagCTTCCatcatcttctccttcttctctgtcTTCACCTGG GCTGTCCAATGTCTACTGGCTGTCTACACATTTAAATTGGGAGCTGATTCTGTCACGTTCAGCGGTGAATACATTGACCCCAATCAGCAGGAAGCTCtggaggaagccccgcccaccgagGCTTAA
- the LOC137905230 gene encoding interferon alpha-17-like: MMLLSLLLIVPLTVVAMPTCRVQGDLVRSAHHLLRDLGGDFPVRCLKYNTNISIPDSAFPAATANQTQCHRALWVLHESLSEAGTVFDDYEIPVEEGGVTWDEKKLEDFQNLQYRLLKEGACLTRVDGSGVLPSYFRNVTSLLQQEDIASCGWTILKRDLLRVLMFMLQNHHGCFVWRNVQ; the protein is encoded by the exons ATGATGCTGCTGTCCTTGCTACTCATCGTCCCGCTGACAGTGGTTGCTATGCCAACCTGTCGGGTGCAGGGGGACCTGGTCCGGTCCGCACATCACCTGCTGCGTGATCTG GGAGGGGACTTTCCTGTCCGCTGTCTTAAGTACAACACCAACATCTCCATTCCAGACTCCGCCTTCCCCGctgcaacagccaatcagactcAG TGCCACCGAGCATTATGGGTATTGCATGAGTCACTGTCGGAGGCGGGGACAGTGTTTGATGATTATGAAATACCTGTTGAAGAGGGCGGAGTCACCTGGGATGAAAAGAAACTTGAAGATTTCCAAAACTTGCAGTACCGGCTGCTGAAGGAAGGCGCCTGT CTGACCCGCGTCGATGGCTCAGGTGTTTTGCCGTCTTACTTCAGAAACGTGACATCACTTCTTCAGCAGGAG GACATCGCATCCTGTGGTTGGACGATTCTGAAGAGGGATCTGCTGCGGGTTCTGATGTTCATGCTGCAGAATCATCACGGCTGTTTCGTCTGGAGAAACGTCCAGTGA